A window of Candidatus Atribacteria bacterium contains these coding sequences:
- a CDS encoding carbohydrate ABC transporter permease — translation MGMNDKKLKEFRQREKRKKLRTWFQNLLLTFFVLLFGFPIYWIFIGAFKEKGEFFHYPPIFWITHFKFDNFTRALSLGGSKGTVDSLIVACIGTALVVVLALFAGYGLGRFKFGGPNLSFFVLSLLFAPPIIAVLPLFNIFRYLRIVDTYFALIWSYLLINLPFAIWLIKGFIEDLPEEIEFAALVDGYSRFGAFRKVTFPLIIPGVVVSALFVFVFAWNEFLFALMFTRSNVRTLPVVLSELIGGHGIQWGELSALSLVAIIPGVILVVFFQKYLVRGLTFGAVKG, via the coding sequence ATGGGTATGAATGATAAAAAATTAAAAGAATTTAGGCAAAGAGAAAAAAGGAAAAAATTACGCACTTGGTTTCAAAACTTATTACTTACTTTTTTTGTTCTACTTTTTGGTTTTCCCATTTATTGGATTTTTATAGGGGCTTTTAAGGAAAAAGGAGAATTTTTCCATTATCCTCCCATTTTTTGGATTACTCATTTTAAATTTGATAATTTTACTCGTGCACTTTCTTTGGGTGGTTCAAAAGGAACAGTAGATAGTCTTATTGTAGCCTGTATCGGTACTGCTTTAGTGGTTGTTCTCGCCCTTTTTGCCGGTTACGGATTAGGAAGATTTAAATTTGGAGGACCAAATTTATCTTTTTTTGTTCTTTCTCTACTCTTTGCACCACCTATCATCGCTGTATTACCTCTGTTTAATATTTTTAGATATTTAAGGATAGTGGATACCTACTTTGCTTTGATATGGTCTTATTTATTGATCAATTTGCCTTTTGCTATATGGCTAATTAAAGGATTTATTGAAGACCTACCCGAGGAGATCGAGTTTGCGGCTTTAGTGGACGGTTATTCTCGTTTTGGGGCTTTTCGGAAAGTTACCTTTCCCTTAATTATTCCCGGAGTGGTAGTATCAGCACTATTTGTATTTGTTTTTGCCTGGAATGAATTTCTTTTTGCCCTTATGTTTACCAGATCCAATGTAAGAACTCTACCGGTAGTTCTTTCAGAGTTAATCGGGGGTCATGGAATTCAATGGGGAGAATTATCGGCTCTTTCTCTGGTTGCAATTATCCCCGGAGTTATCTTGGTAGTATTTTTCCAGAAATATTTAGTAAGAGGTTTGACCTTTGGAGCGGTAAAAGGATAG
- a CDS encoding ABC transporter ATP-binding protein: MEALRLENVYKKYGKNEAIKNLNFSCEEEELFVLLGPSGAGKTTTLKLISGLEEVTEGKIFLRNRLVNQLEPKDRNVSMVFEDYALYPHLTVYKNISSPLEAINLPKDKIDKKVKEIAHVLQIEELLSRLPSMISGGQKQRTVLARSLVKKANEYLMDEPIAHLDAKLRYQMRGEFKRIQHIRKMNILYATHDFREALSLGDKVLILDKGVTQQIGTPQEIFKKPANIFVANLLGDPPTNLIEGILKAKDGQYFFQIGDVSISLSKSLADKLLLKMNQEKLIIGIRPFDLHCVLKQKENAKIINTEVYVSEIAGHYNIISIKLNNTIIKIREEKSFKASLGDKISVDFKEEKLDFFDAISGNRIF, translated from the coding sequence ATGGAAGCTTTAAGATTAGAAAATGTTTATAAAAAATATGGGAAAAATGAAGCGATTAAAAATCTAAATTTTTCCTGTGAAGAGGAAGAATTATTTGTTTTACTCGGACCTTCAGGAGCAGGAAAAACTACTACACTAAAATTGATTAGCGGATTGGAAGAGGTTACAGAGGGGAAAATATTTCTTAGAAACAGGTTAGTAAACCAACTGGAACCTAAGGACAGAAATGTTTCTATGGTTTTCGAAGATTATGCCCTTTATCCACACTTAACTGTTTATAAAAACATTAGTTCACCATTAGAGGCTATAAATCTGCCTAAAGATAAAATCGATAAAAAAGTAAAAGAAATTGCGCATGTTTTGCAAATTGAAGAACTTCTTTCAAGACTTCCTTCAATGATTAGCGGAGGTCAGAAACAAAGAACAGTGTTAGCCAGATCATTGGTTAAAAAAGCCAATGAATATTTAATGGATGAACCTATAGCTCATTTAGATGCAAAATTACGATACCAAATGCGGGGAGAATTTAAGAGGATTCAACATATACGTAAAATGAACATACTTTATGCAACCCACGATTTTAGAGAAGCACTTTCCTTGGGTGACAAAGTACTGATTTTAGATAAGGGAGTAACTCAACAGATTGGTACCCCACAAGAGATTTTTAAGAAGCCTGCGAATATTTTTGTAGCAAATTTATTGGGAGATCCTCCCACAAATTTAATCGAAGGAATTCTAAAAGCAAAAGACGGACAATATTTTTTCCAGATTGGGGATGTCTCCATATCTTTATCAAAATCTTTGGCCGATAAGCTTTTATTGAAAATGAATCAAGAGAAATTAATTATTGGAATCAGACCTTTTGATCTGCATTGTGTTTTAAAACAAAAAGAAAATGCAAAAATTATCAATACAGAGGTGTACGTTAGTGAAATTGCAGGACATTATAACATCATTTCAATTAAATTGAATAATACTATCATTAAAATTAGGGAAGAAAAATCCTTTAAAGCATCTTTGGGGGATAAGATATCCGTAGATTTTAAGGAGGAAAAACTTGATTTCTTCGATGCTATTTCGGGAAATAGAATTTTCTAG
- a CDS encoding ABC transporter ATP-binding protein has product MVEKLELKNVYKHYVQGTVEAVKDLNLSLKSGELLAILGPSGCGKSSTLRMIAGIEDITKGEIYLDGEIINWLSAKERNIALAFETYALYPHLSLFENIAFPLRIRGKRDQEVRKEVKKIADILDITNVLGKLPSEVSGGHQQRTSLARALIRPASLYLLDEPLSHLDTQQRTEFRVQIKRIQKTQNLTMLFVTHDQLEALALADRIAVLNLGVLQQIGTPEEVYEYPENLFVADFVGEPPMNFIKATLVREENEYMAKLYNQKLKIPENYKDSIEKFYQGDVIEIMLGIRPIYIYISEPTEGQTVSGEVYVFEDIGESGILTVQIGDALIRVELSPGYSFKLGEKVDITFDLEKILIFNPTTGERIKANYS; this is encoded by the coding sequence ATTGTGGAAAAATTAGAATTAAAAAACGTATATAAACACTACGTACAAGGAACTGTGGAGGCTGTAAAGGATTTGAATTTATCTCTTAAAAGTGGGGAGCTTTTGGCTATATTGGGACCTTCGGGTTGTGGCAAATCCTCCACGCTTAGGATGATTGCTGGTATAGAGGATATCACTAAAGGAGAAATTTACCTTGACGGGGAAATTATAAATTGGTTATCTGCAAAAGAAAGAAATATTGCCTTGGCTTTTGAAACTTATGCTTTATATCCTCATCTTAGTCTTTTTGAAAATATCGCTTTTCCCCTTCGAATAAGAGGAAAAAGAGATCAAGAAGTGAGAAAAGAGGTCAAGAAAATAGCTGATATACTTGATATTACAAACGTTTTAGGCAAACTTCCTTCTGAGGTGAGCGGAGGACATCAACAGCGAACCTCTTTAGCACGTGCATTGATACGCCCCGCCTCTCTTTATCTTTTAGATGAACCACTTTCTCATTTAGATACCCAACAAAGAACGGAATTTAGAGTACAGATAAAAAGAATTCAAAAAACCCAGAATCTTACTATGCTTTTTGTTACTCATGATCAATTGGAAGCTTTAGCTTTAGCTGATAGAATAGCTGTTTTAAACTTAGGGGTTTTACAACAAATCGGAACACCAGAAGAAGTATATGAGTATCCCGAGAACCTTTTTGTAGCAGACTTTGTGGGAGAACCACCGATGAATTTTATAAAAGCCACTCTAGTAAGAGAAGAAAATGAATATATGGCAAAATTATATAATCAAAAATTGAAGATTCCCGAAAACTATAAAGATTCTATAGAAAAATTTTACCAGGGAGATGTCATTGAGATAATGCTGGGGATTAGGCCTATTTATATCTATATTTCTGAGCCTACCGAAGGTCAGACAGTAAGTGGAGAAGTATATGTCTTTGAAGATATCGGTGAGTCCGGTATATTAACCGTGCAGATTGGTGATGCTTTAATCAGAGTCGAGCTTAGCCCGGGGTATTCTTTTAAATTAGGTGAGAAAGTAGACATTACTTTTGACTTAGAGAAAATTCTTATATTTAATCCCACTACCGGAGAAAGAATTAAAGCAAATTACTCCTAA
- a CDS encoding sugar ABC transporter substrate-binding protein, giving the protein MRKIYLFILITSLLLVFSCSMLVQAQAKFNNVTITAFCDAGHNARPFEWYADEFAKAGIKVNVVTAPFANVYEKLTSEFIAGTGAYDLVVLFPMYLGEFAGMGYLKPLDEYAKKYDPRLDDIAAGFLKLYDYYGGKLYTLPYDGDVLSLYFRKDLFNDETEKSNFKKMYNKELAPPETWDEVLDVAEFFTRKTGETLAGKVLDSDFYGFAFLAQRGGFAYAWWLAEFASRGGKYFDQDMNAMINTEEGVIALQRLVDLLPYCPPDVLSYGYDELTNALILGRTAMCLQWPCNWKKGNDPAQSKIVGNVGVTHVPGVMKDGKLEYRAPMPCGRTLAVAKDSKNPEAAYYVAKLLSDDFSLADVSTPETGLDPFRKSHFSNPAAFSAFGPEKEAAEYLAAIANNLTYGFPDLSLPGTAQYLDVLEVNLGKAYTKELSPKEALDATAKEWNSITDSLGKANQIKIYNELLVGWKEVGLID; this is encoded by the coding sequence ATGAGAAAAATATATTTGTTTATTTTAATTACTTCATTGTTATTAGTTTTTTCTTGCTCTATGCTGGTTCAAGCTCAAGCAAAATTTAACAATGTTACCATTACTGCTTTCTGTGACGCAGGACATAATGCTCGTCCTTTTGAATGGTATGCTGATGAATTTGCCAAGGCAGGAATCAAGGTGAATGTAGTTACTGCGCCTTTTGCTAATGTCTATGAAAAGCTAACCAGTGAATTTATTGCCGGTACGGGAGCTTATGATTTAGTTGTGCTATTCCCGATGTACCTGGGTGAATTTGCAGGAATGGGATATCTCAAACCTTTGGATGAATATGCGAAAAAATATGATCCTCGTTTAGATGATATCGCAGCAGGTTTCTTAAAACTTTATGACTATTATGGGGGCAAGTTATATACTCTCCCCTATGATGGAGATGTTTTAAGTCTTTACTTCCGTAAAGATTTATTTAATGATGAGACAGAGAAAAGTAATTTTAAAAAAATGTATAATAAGGAACTTGCTCCTCCAGAAACCTGGGATGAAGTATTGGATGTAGCTGAATTTTTCACCAGAAAGACCGGGGAAACCTTAGCAGGGAAGGTATTAGATTCAGATTTCTATGGCTTTGCCTTCCTAGCTCAAAGAGGTGGTTTCGCTTATGCTTGGTGGTTAGCAGAATTTGCCAGTCGAGGTGGGAAATATTTTGATCAAGATATGAATGCTATGATAAATACGGAAGAAGGAGTGATTGCCCTACAAAGATTAGTAGATCTTCTCCCTTATTGCCCACCGGACGTTCTTTCTTATGGGTATGATGAGTTAACCAATGCTTTAATCTTAGGAAGAACAGCTATGTGTTTACAATGGCCTTGTAACTGGAAGAAGGGTAATGATCCTGCTCAATCAAAAATTGTAGGAAATGTCGGGGTTACCCATGTTCCGGGAGTCATGAAAGATGGAAAGCTGGAATACCGTGCTCCTATGCCTTGTGGAAGAACTCTAGCTGTAGCCAAAGATAGCAAGAATCCGGAGGCAGCTTACTATGTAGCTAAACTTCTTTCTGATGATTTTTCCTTAGCTGATGTTTCTACTCCCGAGACTGGTCTTGATCCATTTAGAAAATCTCATTTCAGTAATCCGGCAGCTTTCTCAGCATTTGGACCAGAAAAAGAAGCTGCAGAGTATTTGGCTGCTATTGCGAATAATTTAACTTATGGCTTTCCTGATTTAAGTTTGCCTGGTACTGCACAATATCTCGATGTATTAGAAGTCAATTTGGGCAAAGCATATACCAAAGAATTATCGCCAAAAGAAGCTCTGGATGCCACTGCAAAAGAATGGAACAGTATTACCGATAGTTTAGGAAAAGCAAATCAAATTAAAATTTACAATGAACTCTTAGTAGGCTGGAAAGAAGTAGGATTAATTGATTAA
- a CDS encoding sugar ABC transporter permease, with amino-acid sequence MYMKEISTNILIGRNSFAKRITLPSIIILVVTVVGPLGFLLYASFFDWSLTVPVPPRFAWFYNFGLVFKDARFWNAFKNTSVLMIAGIVAQSILGLILAFLLNRNFRFKKLAITILALPIMVTPVVLGFNWRIIFHEHYGPLNYIIRFLGGAGSSWIADPKLALFSIFLVDTWQWTPFVTLILLAGLQSIPHQVYEATDVDGATGWQTFWRVTLPLLRPMFVLVILFRTIWIFKIFDPVYILTGGGPGITTETLSLYTYISWVKYWKVGYTSALALVQLIIMTIIATIFVRKVMQRRRV; translated from the coding sequence ATGTATATGAAAGAAATATCGACCAATATTCTAATTGGAAGAAATAGTTTTGCAAAAAGGATAACCCTACCTTCAATTATCATCCTGGTGGTTACCGTTGTAGGACCTTTGGGATTTTTACTCTACGCAAGCTTTTTTGACTGGAGCCTTACAGTGCCTGTTCCCCCACGTTTTGCCTGGTTTTACAATTTCGGATTAGTGTTTAAAGATGCGAGATTTTGGAATGCTTTTAAAAATACTTCAGTATTAATGATAGCCGGAATAGTTGCCCAATCTATATTAGGATTAATCCTTGCCTTTCTTCTTAATAGAAATTTTAGATTTAAAAAACTTGCAATAACCATTTTAGCTTTACCTATAATGGTTACCCCGGTAGTGTTGGGGTTTAACTGGAGAATAATATTTCACGAACATTATGGTCCTCTGAATTACATTATTCGATTTTTAGGCGGAGCTGGATCATCTTGGATTGCTGATCCGAAATTAGCTCTATTTTCAATTTTTTTAGTTGATACCTGGCAATGGACTCCCTTTGTAACTTTAATTTTACTTGCCGGATTGCAATCTATTCCACATCAAGTCTATGAAGCGACTGATGTCGATGGTGCAACGGGGTGGCAGACCTTTTGGCGTGTTACTTTACCTCTTCTTCGTCCTATGTTCGTTCTAGTAATTCTTTTTAGGACCATTTGGATTTTTAAGATTTTTGACCCGGTGTATATTCTTACCGGAGGAGGTCCTGGTATTACCACCGAAACACTTAGTTTATACACCTACATCAGTTGGGTAAAATATTGGAAAGTGGGCTATACTTCAGCCTTAGCATTAGTTCAATTAATAATAATGACTATTATTGCCACGATCTTTGTTAGAAAGGTTATGCAAAGGAGGAGAGTGTAA